A single region of the Biomaibacter acetigenes genome encodes:
- a CDS encoding type II toxin-antitoxin system PemK/MazF family toxin: MGYIPEQGDIIFLEFDPQTGHEQKGKRPALVVSNNTYNKFTKLAMVCPITNTNRNFPLHVELDERTKTTGVIMCEQVKALDIYARDVSFREKAPKDIVEEVVDILIGFVEMVPGTHLFTY, translated from the coding sequence ATGGGATATATACCGGAACAAGGCGATATTATTTTTTTAGAATTTGATCCTCAAACAGGGCATGAGCAAAAAGGGAAAAGACCTGCATTAGTTGTTAGCAATAATACCTATAATAAATTCACTAAATTAGCCATGGTATGTCCGATTACTAACACAAACAGAAATTTTCCACTTCATGTAGAACTTGATGAAAGAACTAAAACGACAGGTGTTATTATGTGTGAACAGGTGAAAGCTTTAGACATATATGCCAGAGATGTATCTTTTCGTGAAAAAGCACCAAAAGACATCGTAGAGGAAGTGGTGGATATTTTAATAGGATTTGTTGAAATGGTGCCAGGCACTCACTTATTCACTTATTGA
- a CDS encoding AbrB/MazE/SpoVT family DNA-binding domain-containing protein, whose translation MYTTIQKWGNSQAVRLPKAILKMAKLNENDKVEIQVKDGNVVIIPVKKHKTLEERIAEYKGDYKCSEWDTGKPQGKEVF comes from the coding sequence ATGTATACCACAATACAAAAGTGGGGAAATAGTCAGGCTGTAAGACTTCCAAAGGCTATTCTCAAAATGGCTAAATTAAATGAAAATGACAAAGTGGAAATACAAGTTAAAGATGGCAATGTGGTAATTATTCCTGTTAAAAAACATAAAACTCTGGAAGAAAGAATTGCAGAATATAAAGGGGATTATAAATGCAGCGAATGGGATACCGGAAAGCCACAAGGTAAAGAGGTGTTTTAA
- a CDS encoding S-layer homology domain-containing protein: MKKARKLLITLLILTFVLSTVSVGFAADTTTAADTKTPASVIRAQALGILRGDEKGNLNLDKPITRAEALALIIRISGLEGSADLMKGQTKFADVAADHWASGYINLGVGQGIVNGYPDGTFKPNDNVTYAQMAKMLLYAMNYGVTVEGAPWPAGVMGKADDLGLFDGVNAVPNVPALRGAVVEMIDNSLTVKHLKQTGYGDLKQYEEGTETFLSKMDSKEIEGRVIEVDADRQEVTIKDDDGAVDTYSVVDSIDPEALLGLKVTAWANDDDEIFFVDYDKDQLKNDIISEDVTDEDFDGTKLTQIDLKIADDTYDVADDATIYVDGAKVTGKDAIKAALKKGVYGTFAFDKGDIVFMNLMSWDYDAVLVKEVDTKDETITYYDGTSEDELDLTDPDSYKITINGESAKLEDIKANDVMYVADYDDIYHIVIVRKTVEGKLERVKSDELKIDGTTYDVAKAADDTIMATFSPNKNDDLYSYSVDASALDDLLNEDTTAVLDLAGDVRHLISDVETTSDDYYGVALKVDDYNETVKVNVKGESKSYDIDADIHDLRTAGASDLTLSGLKALVNDTNNQYAIVKFTLDKDGVINEMWVYATAAKQADETWTVTPSAAAIDSFDKDDDVINSGSNHYFVDENTIIVDELDDIDLVKWDNIKDKDITGGKGIIVADGLDAKFVVFTAGYDSIAEEDEELGVVLDKFKDADGDWAATVKVYNGEEKDYKLNSRTAQSVGDITFFTVNADGDLTVSDVIYGSDNTIDAVHNTVSIASGAVSEKGSDSIKIGGTTYKVNSKTLVFDVTDGLSNIDTAAYRDVRNGDTVKAVVENSLVKIIYITVKH; this comes from the coding sequence ATGAAGAAAGCCAGAAAACTACTTATAACCCTACTTATTCTCACCTTCGTGCTCAGCACCGTGAGCGTAGGGTTCGCAGCCGATACCACCACTGCGGCTGATACCAAGACACCCGCATCAGTAATAAGAGCTCAGGCTCTGGGGATACTAAGGGGTGATGAAAAGGGTAATCTCAATCTTGATAAACCCATTACCCGTGCAGAAGCATTAGCTCTTATAATCAGAATCTCCGGTCTCGAAGGTTCTGCAGACCTCATGAAAGGTCAGACCAAATTTGCAGACGTGGCTGCCGATCACTGGGCATCGGGCTACATAAACCTGGGAGTTGGCCAGGGTATAGTCAATGGCTATCCTGATGGTACATTCAAGCCCAATGATAATGTCACATATGCCCAGATGGCAAAAATGCTGCTGTATGCCATGAACTACGGCGTAACAGTTGAAGGCGCTCCTTGGCCGGCTGGTGTCATGGGCAAAGCCGATGACCTTGGCCTGTTTGATGGTGTAAATGCAGTTCCCAATGTTCCCGCTCTCCGCGGTGCTGTTGTTGAAATGATCGACAATTCTCTCACCGTAAAGCATTTGAAACAGACTGGTTATGGTGATTTAAAACAGTATGAAGAAGGAACAGAAACTTTCCTTTCAAAGATGGATTCTAAAGAAATTGAAGGAAGAGTTATAGAGGTAGATGCAGATAGACAAGAAGTAACTATTAAAGATGATGATGGTGCGGTAGATACTTATTCAGTAGTAGATAGCATCGATCCTGAAGCTTTGTTGGGCTTGAAAGTTACGGCATGGGCAAATGACGATGATGAAATCTTCTTTGTTGATTATGATAAGGATCAGCTAAAGAATGATATCATTTCTGAAGATGTGACAGATGAAGATTTCGATGGAACGAAACTTACTCAAATTGACCTTAAGATAGCAGATGACACTTATGATGTAGCCGATGATGCAACTATTTATGTTGATGGAGCAAAAGTAACAGGTAAAGATGCTATAAAGGCTGCACTAAAGAAAGGTGTCTATGGAACCTTTGCGTTTGATAAAGGTGACATAGTATTTATGAACTTAATGTCCTGGGATTATGATGCTGTATTAGTCAAAGAAGTAGACACTAAAGACGAAACCATTACTTACTATGATGGAACTTCAGAAGATGAACTCGACCTCACTGATCCTGATAGTTATAAGATCACAATAAACGGTGAGTCTGCTAAACTTGAGGATATTAAAGCAAATGACGTAATGTACGTAGCAGATTATGATGATATTTATCATATCGTCATAGTAAGGAAGACAGTAGAAGGCAAACTCGAAAGAGTAAAATCTGATGAATTGAAAATCGACGGCACAACATATGATGTAGCTAAAGCTGCTGACGATACAATAATGGCAACCTTCTCACCGAATAAAAATGATGATCTTTATTCTTACAGCGTCGATGCTTCAGCTCTTGATGATTTACTGAACGAGGATACAACGGCTGTATTAGATCTTGCCGGAGATGTGCGCCATCTAATATCTGATGTTGAAACAACTTCCGATGATTATTATGGTGTAGCATTAAAAGTTGATGATTACAATGAAACAGTTAAAGTCAATGTAAAGGGCGAATCTAAGAGCTACGATATCGATGCGGATATTCATGATCTTAGAACAGCTGGTGCATCAGATCTCACATTGAGCGGTCTAAAGGCTTTAGTAAATGATACAAATAATCAATATGCTATTGTCAAATTCACATTGGATAAAGACGGTGTTATCAATGAGATGTGGGTTTATGCAACTGCCGCAAAACAAGCCGATGAAACATGGACTGTAACTCCCAGTGCAGCTGCTATAGATTCGTTCGACAAAGATGATGATGTTATCAATTCAGGTTCTAACCATTATTTCGTAGATGAAAATACCATTATAGTAGATGAACTCGATGACATCGATTTAGTAAAATGGGATAACATTAAGGATAAAGATATTACTGGAGGCAAAGGAATAATCGTAGCAGATGGTTTAGATGCTAAATTTGTCGTATTCACAGCAGGATATGATTCAATCGCAGAAGAAGACGAAGAACTTGGTGTAGTATTAGACAAATTTAAAGATGCGGATGGCGATTGGGCAGCAACAGTCAAAGTATACAATGGCGAAGAGAAAGATTATAAGCTAAATTCAAGAACTGCTCAGTCTGTTGGAGATATTACTTTCTTCACAGTAAATGCCGATGGTGATTTGACTGTATCTGATGTAATTTATGGCTCAGATAACACAATCGATGCTGTTCATAATACTGTATCAATTGCCTCGGGTGCTGTATCTGAAAAGGGCAGTGATTCTATTAAGATTGGCGGTACAACATATAAAGTTAATAGCAAGACATTAGTTTTTGACGTAACCGATGGTTTATCAAATATCGATACTGCAGCATACAGAGATGTACGTAACGGTGATACTGTAAAAGCTGTTGTTGAAAATAGCTTAGTAAAAATAATTTACATCACAGTTAAACACTAA
- the sppA gene encoding signal peptide peptidase SppA, whose product MKRIITIILILIVAASLIAAFTIMPGGPGRKSALPQKQIGVITLEGVIMSGSSGFLSAAGTDDILRQLHDAAEDPDIAALVIRINSPGGTVAASQELYQEALRVKESGKKLVVSMGDVAASGGYMVSCAADKIVANPGTTTGSIGVIMEFQNIEGLYDKLGLKENVIKSAPHKDIGSPTRPMTEDERAILQDMINEMYGQFVDIVAKGRHMDVEEVKKLADGRVYTGTQAKKLGLVDEIGNYYDAIKIAADLAGIKGKPVIKEYGKKSTLEALLSGVKSIVNTFLDPAFGIRLPADPGTTLPTWRDFSHHSYFLDYLPDKVAQSYLYP is encoded by the coding sequence TTGAAACGCATCATAACCATCATCCTTATCCTGATAGTCGCCGCGTCCCTCATCGCCGCCTTTACCATAATGCCGGGAGGTCCCGGCCGCAAGTCAGCCCTTCCGCAAAAACAGATAGGTGTCATCACCCTGGAAGGTGTCATCATGTCGGGCTCCTCGGGCTTTCTTTCCGCCGCCGGTACCGACGACATATTAAGACAGCTCCATGACGCCGCCGAAGACCCCGATATAGCAGCCCTGGTCATCAGGATAAACAGCCCCGGCGGCACCGTGGCCGCATCCCAGGAACTCTACCAGGAAGCCCTAAGGGTGAAGGAATCAGGCAAAAAACTGGTGGTATCCATGGGAGATGTGGCGGCCTCCGGCGGCTACATGGTATCCTGCGCCGCCGATAAGATAGTAGCAAATCCCGGCACCACCACCGGCAGCATAGGAGTGATCATGGAGTTTCAAAACATAGAAGGCCTGTATGACAAACTGGGCCTCAAGGAAAATGTCATCAAAAGCGCTCCTCACAAAGACATCGGCTCTCCCACCCGCCCCATGACCGAAGACGAAAGGGCCATACTGCAGGACATGATAAATGAGATGTACGGCCAGTTCGTAGACATCGTGGCAAAAGGCCGCCATATGGATGTAGAAGAAGTAAAAAAACTTGCCGACGGCAGGGTCTACACCGGCACCCAGGCAAAAAAACTGGGCCTTGTGGATGAAATAGGAAACTACTACGACGCCATAAAAATCGCCGCTGATCTGGCCGGCATCAAAGGTAAACCCGTCATAAAAGAATACGGCAAAAAATCTACCCTGGAAGCCCTGCTTTCCGGAGTAAAATCTATAGTAAACACCTTTTTGGATCCCGCCTTCGGCATACGTCTGCCGGCAGATCCCGGCACCACCCTGCCTACATGGCGGGACTTTTCCCACCATTCTTATTTTCTGGATTACCTTCCGGATAAAGTTGCACAGAGCTACTTGTATCCGTAA